A window of Pseudobdellovibrionaceae bacterium genomic DNA:
GAGTTAAAGCGTTTAACTAAACAAAAAGATAAACTGCATTTAGAAATAAAAACTTTATCATCAAGACTAGAGGATAAAAACTTTATTAAAAACGCTCCTCAAAAAGTAGTTGAAGAAAACAAAAAATCTTTAAAATCTATGAAAGAGCAGGCAAAAACTTTAGAAGCTAGTGCCAAACGATTTCAATAACTATTGTTAGTCAGTTTGCTTTTGGTACAACCCAATTGCTTTTAATCGCTGCATTAAAAAGTCGCCAGCCGAAATATCTTCAGGGTTATTTGCTTCTTTTTTGCAAGAAGGCAGGCAAGATAAAATACTACTTGGCTTAGGGTGCATAAAAAAAGGAATAGAATAGCGACTAGTATTTTTTTCTGTTTGAGGGTTAACCACTCTGTGCGTAGTAGCGGGAAGTTTATTGTTGGTAATCCTGGCCATCATGTCGCCCACATTTAAAATTAAATCATTGGGAGAACTTTCTACCTTAAGCCACTGGTTAGTTTTCTTATCTAAAATTTCTAATCCCGATGCAGAGGCTACGGCAAGTAATGTAATAAAATTAATATCTTCGTGGGCTCCGGCGCGCACGGCATTTTTTTCTATATTATCAGCAATAGGGGGGTAGTGTAGTAGGCGTAAAATGGAGTTACCATTTTGAACTAAGTTATCAAAGTAGCGTTCGTCTACCTCCAAAGGCTTAGATAAGGCGCGCAGTAAAATTTGCCCAATATTTTCTAACATGGAGTAAATTTTTGTAAACACAATTTTAAAGTCGGCAAGCTGCTTTTCGTTGGGCCAAATATTTTCAGGGTATAAAATATGTTTACTCTCTGTCATATACATTTGTCCGACATGCCAAAATTCTTTTAAATCTGCAATAGAGCTATCTTTAGCGTGTTCTATGCCCACGGGAGTGTAGCCTCTAAGCCCACCTTTTTGGGGATAAATGTATTGTTTTTTTTCTTCTTCGGAAAGAGCAAAAAATTTTTCTAGTACTTTATATCCCGCCAATAATAAATCTACAGGAACGGAGTGATTTTTAATAATAACAAAACCCGCATCTTGCAAACCTTCAAATAGCTCTTCAGAAAATTTTTGTTTTTCTTCGGCAGACCCTAATAAGTAAGAGTGTAAACTTAGCTCTTTTATATTTGCATTCATGTTTGGCATTGTAATTCGATTTTTTTATTCGTCAAGGCGTGAATGGTGGCCCTTTAGGCCCTTAAATAGAGTTTGCCCCGCTGTAGTAATGAGGTATATTAAGTACTTACAGGTATTTATGAAAAAAAAGCAAAAACTACAGTTTAAATCTAAAAGCACCAGTAGCGAAAAAAAGAAAAAAAAAGCAAATAAAGATTTTTCTTTTGCCGCAGGTGGAAAAAAGCAAAAAAGCACTAAAAAAACCCCTTTTTCGCCATTTTTTTCTAAGTTTAAAAATAAAGGTCAAAAAACTACAGAAGCAGGGGCTTCCTCTAATAGAGTTTTAGGGAAAGTAAAAAGACATCCCGATGGCTTTGGTTTTTTAATTCCCTTAGATGGCTTTAAGGAAGATTTATATATTTCTAAGCAAGATATGTTGGGAGTTATGACAGGCGACAAGGTAGAGGTGAGTGTTAAAGCTAGAGGGGACAGGTATTCTGGAGTTAAGCTTAATATGGTAGAGAGGTCTCAACAAAAAGTAGCAGGAGTGATACATAAAGTTTCTGATACCGAGGGTATTATTAATGATGCGGGTAATTGGGGTTCTAGATTGCGAGTGTTTTGGCCCGAAAATCAAAGCGTAGAAGATAGGTCTTGGGTTTTGGCCAGCGTTACCTCTTACCCTGGTGATGTGGAGGGTTTTCAAGCGCAGTTAGATTTAGCTTTGCCGGGCAATGCTAACGATCCTATTTATGATATTAAAAAAGTTATTCACGAAAACTCTATTCCGCATGTTTTTTCACAAAATATTTTAAACCAGTTAAAAGAGTTTGAAAGCTATACCATAGACCCCAAACAATTTACGGATCGCCACAATTTAGAAAAAGATTTATTTGTAACCATCGATGGAAAAACCGCAAAAGATTTTGATGATGCTATTTGTGTAAGCAAAAACCCTAAAGGTTTTTGTTTGCAAGTGGCCATTGCAGATGTCAGCCATTATGTAAAAGTAGACACAGCCTTAGACGACGAAGCTTTATTAAGAGGAAATAGTTCTTATTTTCCAGGCCATGTAGTGCCGATGTTGCCCGCAAAATTAAGCGACGACTTATGTTCATTAAAACCCAATGTTCACCGGCTAGCTGTAGTTTTAAAAATATTTATAGACGAAGCGGGAAGTGTGCAAAATTATGAATTTCAAGAGGCTGTAATAAAAAGTCATGCGCGTTTAACTTATGGACAAGTACAATCTTTAATTGATAACGACTTTCAAGATATAGATAAAGAACACCCTTCCCTTGTAGTTAATATGTTAAAACAAGCTTATCAATTAGCTCAAATTTTATTAGAGGAAAGAAGAAAAAAAGGCTTTTTAGATTTAGACATTCCCGAAGTAGAAGTTTTAGTTAACGAAAAGGGCGGGGTCGAAGATTTAGTTTATTCGCAACGACTATTTGCCCACCGTTTAATAGAAGAATTTATGTTAATGGCCAATATTACTACGGCGCATTTTTTATCTAGCAAAAATATTGAAAGTTTATACCGTGTTCACGAACAACCCAGCGAAGAAGCTATTACACAATTATCATTAATGTTTAATTCTGTGGGCCTTTTTGAAAAATTATCTCCTCAAAATATATCTAAAAAAGTAGGGGGCATGTTGCATGGGTTAGAAGATGCTAATTTGCGTAAATCTTTATTTATTGCCGTTTTAAGAAGTTTAAAGCAAGCGCGATATGAAACTAATAATGTCGGACACTTTGGCTTGTCCTTTTCTGAGTATGTACATTTTACTTCTCCCATTAGGCGTTATCCCGATTTAATTATTCACCGATTAATTAAAAAATTTTCGTCTATTAATAATAAAAACATTGTAATTTCTAAAGAAAAATTAAACGCAGTGGCTGCCTCGTGCAGCGCCACCGAGCAAAGGTCGGTAAAGGCCGAGCGAAGAATTATTTCTATTAAAAAAGCACGCTATATGCAAAAGCATTTGGGTGAAGCGTTCGAGGGGCATATTGCTTCGGTTACTAAATTTGGAGTTTTTGTTGCCCTTAAAGAGGTGGCAGTAGAAGCTCTTCTGTCTTTAAAAGAACTAGGTAACGAAGCTTTCGAGCTAGACAGCATGGGTTTATTTGTTATTGGTCGGCGTAGTAAAAAGATATATAAAGTGGGTGATCCACTAACTGTGCAAGTGGCTTCTGTGGATGTGGATAAAGGTTTTATTGATTTAGTAATTTATAAAGAAGAAAAATAAATGTTTGAAAACAAAATTTTTAAAACTTTAGGTAATATTTCTCGCGTCAGTAGTATTTTAAAAACATTTTCTAGCTATGGTTTTCAAGAATTTATATTAAAGCTAGGTTTATCTAAGCTAGTGCCCAATGTGGTTTTTTCCCATGCCTATAAAAAATTGTCTGCACAAAAGCGATTACGAATGTGCTTTGAAAAGCTGGGCCCTACCTTTGTAAAGTTGGGGCAAATTTTAGCTCACCGTACCGACTTACTTCCGTTAGATTTTTGCAAAGAACTAGCTGTTTTACACAACCAAGTCGAAGTTTTAGATTTTAAAACTATGGAGGCGGTATTAATTC
This region includes:
- a CDS encoding isopenicillin N synthase family oxygenase; amino-acid sequence: MPNMNANIKELSLHSYLLGSAEEKQKFSEELFEGLQDAGFVIIKNHSVPVDLLLAGYKVLEKFFALSEEEKKQYIYPQKGGLRGYTPVGIEHAKDSSIADLKEFWHVGQMYMTESKHILYPENIWPNEKQLADFKIVFTKIYSMLENIGQILLRALSKPLEVDERYFDNLVQNGNSILRLLHYPPIADNIEKNAVRAGAHEDINFITLLAVASASGLEILDKKTNQWLKVESSPNDLILNVGDMMARITNNKLPATTHRVVNPQTEKNTSRYSIPFFMHPKPSSILSCLPSCKKEANNPEDISAGDFLMQRLKAIGLYQKQTD
- the rnr gene encoding ribonuclease R translates to MKKKQKLQFKSKSTSSEKKKKKANKDFSFAAGGKKQKSTKKTPFSPFFSKFKNKGQKTTEAGASSNRVLGKVKRHPDGFGFLIPLDGFKEDLYISKQDMLGVMTGDKVEVSVKARGDRYSGVKLNMVERSQQKVAGVIHKVSDTEGIINDAGNWGSRLRVFWPENQSVEDRSWVLASVTSYPGDVEGFQAQLDLALPGNANDPIYDIKKVIHENSIPHVFSQNILNQLKEFESYTIDPKQFTDRHNLEKDLFVTIDGKTAKDFDDAICVSKNPKGFCLQVAIADVSHYVKVDTALDDEALLRGNSSYFPGHVVPMLPAKLSDDLCSLKPNVHRLAVVLKIFIDEAGSVQNYEFQEAVIKSHARLTYGQVQSLIDNDFQDIDKEHPSLVVNMLKQAYQLAQILLEERRKKGFLDLDIPEVEVLVNEKGGVEDLVYSQRLFAHRLIEEFMLMANITTAHFLSSKNIESLYRVHEQPSEEAITQLSLMFNSVGLFEKLSPQNISKKVGGMLHGLEDANLRKSLFIAVLRSLKQARYETNNVGHFGLSFSEYVHFTSPIRRYPDLIIHRLIKKFSSINNKNIVISKEKLNAVAASCSATEQRSVKAERRIISIKKARYMQKHLGEAFEGHIASVTKFGVFVALKEVAVEALLSLKELGNEAFELDSMGLFVIGRRSKKIYKVGDPLTVQVASVDVDKGFIDLVIYKEEK